The genomic stretch GCCGGCGAGACCCGCCTCACCGGGCGCACCAAGCTGTCGCACTCCGACTTCGGCATCAAGCCCTACTCCAAGATGGGCGTGCTGAAGATCAAGGACGAGGTGGACGTCGAGGTCTCCGTCGCCCTGCCCTCGGCGTCCACCTCGTCCTTGATCTTCAGCACGCCCATCTTGGAGTAGGGCTTGATGCCGAAGTCGGAGTGCGACAGCTTGGTGCGCCCGGTGAGGCGGGTCTCGCCGGCAGCCTCCTGCACCGTCACGTCGAGCGTCACCGGGCGGGTGCTGCCGCTGACGGTGAGGTCGCCCTTGAGCGCCAGCGAGGGGGCGTTGCCGCTGACCGCAGTCGACCGGAAGGTGATCTCCGGGTACTTGCCCGTGTTCAGCGTCTTGTCGGCGTTCTGGGCGATGTCGCCCCGGTCCTTGTCCGACAGCGGCTTGACGCCGCCGCTCGCCTGGACGATCTCCAGCGAACGGGGGTCGATGGACACCTCGATGGTGGTGGCCGAGGGGTTGTCGGCGTCCACCGTCACCGTCCCCTGCCACTTGGTGGCCTCGAGGACGAGGTCGTGGCCGGCCTTGGCGCCCATGCCGCCGACGTAGGTGCTGACGGTCACCTTCCCGTTCTCCGGGCCGATGCCGTGGCTTCCGCTCTTGATGGTCATGGCCGGCGATCCTAACCAGGGCTCCCTCGGCGGCTCCAACCGGCCGGTCCCGCGCTCTATGGTCGGCGCGTGGCCGGCTCCGACCGCGGGGCGGTGGTGTTCCTCCACGCCCATCCCGACGACGAGGCGATCTTCACCGGCGGCACGATCGTCAGGTTGGCGGCCGCCGGGTGGCGGGTCGTCCTCGTCGTGGCGACGGGTGGCGAGCTGGGGTTCCCGGTCGGCGACGGTGACGACGACCGCCTCCGCAGCCACCGCATCGACGAGACCCGGGCGGCGGCCGAGATCCTCGGCGTCTCCCGGGTCGAGTTCCTCGGCTACCGGGACTCCGGCATGGCCGGGCACCCCGACAACGGGCACGCCCGGGCCTTCGCCAACGCCGACGCCGTCGCCGTCGCCGAGGTGGTGGCCGACGTGGCGACCGAGGAACGGGCGGCCGCCCTGGTCGCCTACGACGACCACGGGATCTACGGGCACCCCGACCACGTGAAGGTGTGGGAGGTCGCCACGGCGGCCGTCACCCGGGCGGCGGTGCCCGTCCTGTACGAGGCGACCGTCGACCGGGAGTACCTCCACTTCGTCGAGACCCACCTGGTGGTGGAGGCGGGCGGGCACCGGCGGGAGCTGGGGTTGGCGGGGACGGCGCTGGGCGTCCCCACCGTGGCGGTGTCGACGGTCGTCGACGTGCGGGACGTGCTCGACGTCAAGCGCCGGGCCATGGCCGCCCACGCCAGCCAGATCCCGGAGACCACGTCGTCGATGCAGCTCCCCACCGAGGCATTCGCGGCGGTGTACGGCTACGAGTGGTACGTTCGCCAGGGGGCCCCGGGTCCCCTCGAAAGCCTCGTTTGAGACATCTTGACGACACCGGAGACGGTTTCCGGCTGGCACAACCCGCCCGCGACTGGGAAGATTTATGTCGAGCCGCCGGCTCGTGCGTGCCTCCGGGACCCATTCCGCTCCCCCGGTGCCGTTGATCCCCCGCCCGGCCCGATCGCCGGGCCCGGGAACCCGAGGCGACCGGCGGAGCGTTCGAAGCAGCTGACGAAAAGACGGACTATGGCATCCCGCGAAGACCACGATTCCAGCGAAGACCTCCTGCACGTCTACCTGAACGAGATCGGCAGCCACGAGCTGCTGACCAAGGCCGACGAGCAGCGTCTCGGCACGGCCATAGAGGCCGGGCGGGCGGCGTCCGAGGAGCTGGCCGCCAACGGCCCCATGACGGCGCACCGCAAGCGCGAGCTGCGCCGGGCGGTGCTCGCCGGCCAGCGCGCCACCGAGCGGTTCATCCAGGCCAACCTCCGCCTGGTGGTCTCGATCGCCAAGCGCTACCAGTCGTCCGGCCTGCCCCTCCTCGACCTGATCCAGGAGGGCAACTTCGGCCTGATCCACGCGGTCGAGAAGTTCGACCACAAGAAGGGCTTCAAGTTCTCCACCTACGCCACGTGGTGGATCCGCCAGGCCATCCAGCGGGGCGTCGCCAACACCGCCCGCACCATCCGCCTCCCCGTCCACGCCGGCGACACCATGGCGCGCGTCCTGAAGACGCAGACCCGCCTCCAGATGGAGCTGGCCCGTACGCCGACCATCGACGAGGTGGCGGCCGAGCTGGGCGTCACCCCGGCCAAGGTGGTCGAGGCCCTGCGCTTCCCGAGCGAGCTGCGCTCGCTGTTCGAGCCCCTGGGCGAGGACCGCGACGCCGAGCTGTGCGACGTCGTGCAGGACCCCGACGCCGCCTCGCCGGCCGAGGAGGTCCTGGCCGCCGTGATGCCGGCCGAGATCAACCGCCTGCTGTCGATCCTCGACGAGCGGGAGCGGGAGATCCTGCGCCTCCGCTTCGGCTTCGACCGCAGCGGCCCCCAGAGCCTGGGCGAGGTCGCCGAGCGGCTGAACCTGAGCCGGGAGCGCATCCGCCAGATCGAGTCCCGCGCCATGTCGAAGCTGCGCCACCCCTCGGTCGACACCGGCGCCCGGGAGCTGCTCACCGGCTGACCCCGGGTCCGGGGCCCCGCCGGGCAAGCTTCTCGCACCAGGAATCGACCGTGGGCGGTCGATTCCTGGTGCGAGAACGACCGGGCCGGTGCCGCACCGGCCGGCTGACGCTCAGGTCCGCAGCTCCTCCGGCGTCACCTCGGTGGTCTCGACGCGACCGTTGCGCACCACGGTGACCGTCACCGGCCTGGCGATGCGGGCGGACACCATCAGGCGCTGGAGGTCGCCCACGTCCTCCACCGGCACGCCGTCGAGCTCGACCACGATGTCCTCGGGACGCAGGCCGACGGCGGCCGCCGGGCTGCCGGCCACCACCGAGACGATCTCCAGTCCCCGCTCCCGGCCGACGACGCCGGCCGCCCGGGGCGGGAGCGGCCGGGTGCCGCCGGCGATGCCAAGGTAGGCCCGCCGCACCCGTCCCTCCGTCATCAGCGAGGCGACGATGCCGCGGGTGGTGGCGTTGACGGGCACGGCCATCCCCAGCCCCTGTCCCACCATGGGACCGACCAGGGCCGTGTTCACCCCCACCACCTCGGCCGACGCGTCGGCCAGCGCACCACCCGAGTTGCCGGGGTGCAGCGAGGCGTCGGTCTGCACGACGTTCTCGACGAGACGGGTGTGGCGGCCGGCCCGCGCCGCCATCGAGCGTCCGAGCCCGCTGACCACGCCGGCGCTCACCGACCCGGCGTACCCGAGCGGGTTGCCCACGGCGACGACCAGCTGGCCGACCCGCAGGCGGTCGGCGTCGCCCAGGACGGCGGGCGCCAACCCGTCGGCGGTGCACCGCACCACCGCCAGGTCGGACAGCGGATCGGTCCCCACCACGGTGAACTCGTGGTCGGCGCCGTCGGCGAACGAGGCGGTCCCGCCGGCCGAGCCGTCGACCACGTGGGCCGACGTGAGCAGGAACCCGTCGGGCGTGATGACGACGGCCGAGCCCGACCCGGCGGGCACCCGCCCGCCCGGCACCCGGCGCACCACCCGGAGGCTGGCGACCGACGGGAGCAGGCGGTCGGCGACGGCGGTGACGACGCGGGAGTAGGCGTCGAGGGGCGCCTCGACGTCGTACGGGCGGGGCACCGCGGTCGCCGCCGTCACGCCGACCCCTCGTCCGCCGCCCCGTCGCCCAAGCGCACGACGACGGCCAGCTCGTCGACGCCCCGCACCACCGTCAGGGAGAGCGAGTCGTTCTCGCCCAGCCCGTCCAGGGCGGCGTGGAGGTCGTCGATCCCGGCCAGGGCCCGGTCGCCGGCGGCGACCAGCAGGTCGCCCTCCCGGAGGCCGGCCCGGGCGGCCGGGCTCGCGTCCTCGACGCCTCGCACCAGGAGGCCGTCCCGCTCGGGCAGGCCGACGGCCCGGCGCAGGTGGGCGGCGGCCCGGGGCGGGGCCAGGGCGAGGCCGAGGTGGCGGCGGGAGGGTGCCTCACCCCGGGCCAGCGCGTCGATCCGGGCGTCGAGGTCGGCGTCGGCCGGCAGGGCCAGGTAGAAGCCGTCCCCCAGGCGGTTGGTGCTGATGCCGACCAGCCGGCCGCCGGCGTCGACCACGGGGCTGCCCGACGACCCCCGGGGCAGCGGGGCGGTGTGCTCCACGCTGCCGGTGATGCGTCGCCCGCGGGGCCCCCGGAAGGCCTGGCCCACCGACGACACCACGCCGAACGACAGGCGGGGGGCGCCCGCCGCCCCCGGGGTCACGGCGAACACGGGCCCGCCCGGGCGGGGCTCACCGGGCGCCCGTTCCAGGGGCACCACGTCGCCCGTGTCGGCCTCGAGCACGGCCAGGTCGCCGTCGACGTCCACCCCCTTGACGCTGCCGACCTCCACCCGACCGCCGGCGAAGGTCACGGTGGCCTGGGGACCGCGCAGGTTGTGGGCGTTGGTGACGACCACCCCGGGGCGCACCACCACGCCCGCGCCCCGGCCGCCGCCCCTCCCGATCC from Acidimicrobiales bacterium encodes the following:
- a CDS encoding trypsin-like peptidase domain-containing protein, translating into MTAATAVPRPYDVEAPLDAYSRVVTAVADRLLPSVASLRVVRRVPGGRVPAGSGSAVVITPDGFLLTSAHVVDGSAGGTASFADGADHEFTVVGTDPLSDLAVVRCTADGLAPAVLGDADRLRVGQLVVAVGNPLGYAGSVSAGVVSGLGRSMAARAGRHTRLVENVVQTDASLHPGNSGGALADASAEVVGVNTALVGPMVGQGLGMAVPVNATTRGIVASLMTEGRVRRAYLGIAGGTRPLPPRAAGVVGRERGLEIVSVVAGSPAAAVGLRPEDIVVELDGVPVEDVGDLQRLMVSARIARPVTVTVVRNGRVETTEVTPEELRT
- a CDS encoding YceI family protein, coding for MTIKSGSHGIGPENGKVTVSTYVGGMGAKAGHDLVLEATKWQGTVTVDADNPSATTIEVSIDPRSLEIVQASGGVKPLSDKDRGDIAQNADKTLNTGKYPEITFRSTAVSGNAPSLALKGDLTVSGSTRPVTLDVTVQEAAGETRLTGRTKLSHSDFGIKPYSKMGVLKIKDEVDAEGRATETSTSTSSLIFSTPILE
- a CDS encoding S1C family serine protease; its protein translation is MGVLEELERAAGEVADRVGPAVVRIGRGGGRGAGVVVRPGVVVTNAHNLRGPQATVTFAGGRVEVGSVKGVDVDGDLAVLEADTGDVVPLERAPGEPRPGGPVFAVTPGAAGAPRLSFGVVSSVGQAFRGPRGRRITGSVEHTAPLPRGSSGSPVVDAGGRLVGISTNRLGDGFYLALPADADLDARIDALARGEAPSRRHLGLALAPPRAAAHLRRAVGLPERDGLLVRGVEDASPAARAGLREGDLLVAAGDRALAGIDDLHAALDGLGENDSLSLTVVRGVDELAVVVRLGDGAADEGSA
- a CDS encoding sigma-70 family RNA polymerase sigma factor is translated as MASREDHDSSEDLLHVYLNEIGSHELLTKADEQRLGTAIEAGRAASEELAANGPMTAHRKRELRRAVLAGQRATERFIQANLRLVVSIAKRYQSSGLPLLDLIQEGNFGLIHAVEKFDHKKGFKFSTYATWWIRQAIQRGVANTARTIRLPVHAGDTMARVLKTQTRLQMELARTPTIDEVAAELGVTPAKVVEALRFPSELRSLFEPLGEDRDAELCDVVQDPDAASPAEEVLAAVMPAEINRLLSILDEREREILRLRFGFDRSGPQSLGEVAERLNLSRERIRQIESRAMSKLRHPSVDTGARELLTG
- a CDS encoding PIG-L family deacetylase; its protein translation is MAGSDRGAVVFLHAHPDDEAIFTGGTIVRLAAAGWRVVLVVATGGELGFPVGDGDDDRLRSHRIDETRAAAEILGVSRVEFLGYRDSGMAGHPDNGHARAFANADAVAVAEVVADVATEERAAALVAYDDHGIYGHPDHVKVWEVATAAVTRAAVPVLYEATVDREYLHFVETHLVVEAGGHRRELGLAGTALGVPTVAVSTVVDVRDVLDVKRRAMAAHASQIPETTSSMQLPTEAFAAVYGYEWYVRQGAPGPLESLV